A stretch of Triticum aestivum cultivar Chinese Spring chromosome 1D, IWGSC CS RefSeq v2.1, whole genome shotgun sequence DNA encodes these proteins:
- the LOC123181429 gene encoding homeobox protein BEL1 homolog: MAHDPSLVGYADYFAATGSNGGGVTLVPEVDARAEHQMYGGGGLHHHHHSGADMFGARAFGMAPAGEATSAQSKAALDVDVDGSSTISFFRGEQHHHHQQQLQMGQAPLSLSLHGPPDAGSSSFMLHHHLGGGEPRLQQHQQTAPGAWQVQGAGSGWQLRGSRFLLPTQQLLQEFCSIPADTDSKAPKKPAQEEHGSSSSASWPPSSTQIQSMDAAELQKLKAKLYTMIEEVDRRYRRYREQMRAVAASFEAVAGQRAAAVYTRMASRTISKHFRSVRDGVAAQVRAVRGALGEKDAGAAVPGMTRGETPRLRALDQCLRQHKAYQSGMLESHPWRPQRGLPERAVSVLRAWLFEHFLHPYPSDVDKHILARQTGLSRSQVSNWFINARVRLWKPMVEEMYAEEMKDKEEGSGGDGGGQSAQQAGDLANPNPVAGSYASEGRGEQKPTRAQLHQLHDAGSLASVVSIGQSTDPQGLNFGMMDQLDFEAYEAATAGFGNGVSLTLGLQHQQQQHQHQHHGGVNVAAFAAASPSSSSAAHGGAAEFLFMAGEGVHPSANGQFGAGMGSGADVASQYHRGLGGFHLLRDLAG, encoded by the exons ATGGCGCACGATCCCAGCCTAGTAGGGTACGCGGACTACTTCGCGGCGACCGGGAGCAACGGGGGCGGCGTCACGCTCGTGCCGGAGGTGGACGCCCGCGCGGAGCATCAGATGTATGGCGGCGGCGGATTGCACCATCATCACCACTCCGGGGCGGACATGTTCGGGGCCAGGGCCTTCGGCATGGCGCCGGCCGGCGAGGCGACGTCCGCGCAGAGCAAGGCCGCGCTCGACGTCGACGTCGACGGCTCGTCTACCATCAGCTTCTTCCGCGGCGAGCAGcatcaccaccaccagcagcagctgCAGATGGGCCAGGCTCCCTTGTCGCTGTCGCTCCACGGGCCGCCGGACGCCGGGTCTTCGTCGTTCATGCTGCACCACCACCTCGGCGGCGGCGAGCCCCGGCTGCAGCAGCACCAGCAGACGGCGCCGGGGGCATGGCAGGTGCAAGGCGCCGGCAGCGGCTGGCAGCTGCGCGGGTCCAGGTTCCTGCTGCCGACGCAGCAGCTCCTGCAGGAGTTCTGCAGCATCCCCGCGGACACCGACAGCAAGGCGCCCAAGAAGCCGGCGCAAGAAGAGCACGGCTCGTCGTCCTCCGCCTCCTGGCCGCCGTCGTCGACGCAGATCCAGAGCATGGACGCCGCCGAGCTGCAGAAGCTCAAGGCCAAGCTGTACACCATGATCGAAGAG GTGGACCGGAGGTACAGGAGGTACCGGGAGCAGatgcgggcggtggcggcgtcctTCGAGGCGGTGGCGGGGCAGCGCGCGGCGGCGGTGTACACGAGGATGGCGTCGCGGACCATCTCCAAGCACTTCCGGAGCGTGAGGGACGGGGTGGCCGCGCAGGTCCGGGCGGTGCGCGGGGCGCTGGGGGAGAAGGACGCCGGGGCCGCCGTGCCCGGGATGACCAGGGGGGAGACGCCCCGGCTGCGGGCGCTGGACCAGTGCCTCAGGCAGCACAAGGCGTACCAGTCCGGCATGCTcgagagccacccgtggcggccgcAGCGCGGCCTGCCGGAGCGCGCCGTCTCCGTCCTCCGGGCCTGGCTCTTCGAGCACTTCCTGCACCC GTACCCAAGCGATGTGGATAAGCACATCCTGGCGCGGCAGACGGGCCTATCGCGGAGCCAA GTCTCGAACTGGTTCATCAACGCGAGGGTGCGGCTGTGGAAGCCGATGGTGGAGGAGATGTACGCGGAGGAGATGAAGGACAAggaggagggcagcggcggcgacggtggcggccaGTCGGCGCAGCAGGCCGGCGACCTGGCGAACCCTAACCCGGTGGCGGGGAGCTACGCCTCCGAGGGGCGCGGCGAGCAGAAGCCCACACGGGCGCAGCTGCACCAGCTGCACGACGCCGGCTCGCTGGCCTCCGTCGTGAGCATCGGCCAGAGCACCGACCCGCAGGGCCTCAACTTCGGCATGATGGACCAGCTCGACTTCGAAGCCTACGAGGCGGCCACGGCCGGGTTTGGCAACGGCGTGTCGCTCACGCTGGGActtcagcaccagcagcagcagcaccagcaccagcaccacgGTGGCGTGAACGTCGCCGCGTTCGCCGCCGCATCCCCGTCTTCGTCGTCCGCGGCGCATGGCGGCGCCGCCGAGTTCCTGTTCATGGCTGGCGAGGGCGTGCACCCGTCTGCTAACGGACAGTTCGGGGCGGGCATGGGATCAGGCGCCGACGTCGCGTCGCAGTACCACCGGGGGTTGGGCGGGTTCCACCTCCTGCGCGATCTCGCCGGGTGA